A region of Candidatus Defluviilinea gracilis DNA encodes the following proteins:
- a CDS encoding 50S ribosomal protein L25, with the protein MEKVVLKAEKRGVVGKQVKALRREGKLPAVIYGRHTDPININLEAHSASLALARATSSSLVTIDVEGTQHLTLVREKQRDFIKNRLLHVDFLAVSMSEKLRTAVSIHFVGVSGAVKDHGAVMVHNLEQLHVECLPADLPERIEVDISSLAKIGDGLRVRDVVVSDKVRVLEDLDTMVAVATMPKVEEEAAVPGAEGAVAAVTPTEPELSVERGKKEEEASDEKK; encoded by the coding sequence ATGGAGAAAGTTGTACTAAAAGCGGAAAAGCGGGGAGTGGTTGGCAAGCAAGTGAAGGCATTGCGGCGCGAGGGGAAATTGCCGGCCGTGATCTATGGTCGTCACACAGACCCGATCAACATCAATCTGGAGGCGCACTCCGCTTCGCTGGCATTGGCGAGGGCAACCTCCTCCAGCCTGGTAACGATCGATGTGGAAGGCACGCAACATCTGACGCTCGTGCGCGAAAAACAACGCGATTTCATCAAGAACCGTTTACTGCATGTGGATTTTCTCGCGGTTTCGATGAGCGAAAAACTTCGCACAGCGGTTTCGATCCATTTTGTGGGCGTTTCTGGCGCGGTGAAAGATCATGGCGCGGTGATGGTTCATAACCTGGAACAACTACACGTGGAATGTTTGCCCGCCGACCTGCCCGAACGCATCGAGGTCGATATTTCCAGCCTCGCCAAAATCGGCGACGGCTTGCGTGTGCGCGATGTGGTCGTTTCAGACAAGGTGCGCGTGCTCGAAGACCTCGACACAATGGTTGCCGTGGCGACCATGCCAAAGGTCGAAGAGGAAGCGGCGGTACCGGGCGCAGAAGGCGCGGTGGCGGCTGTCACCCCGACCGAACCCGAACTCTCGGTGGAGCGCGGCAAGAAGGAAGAAGAAGCCTCCGACGAGAAGAAGTAA
- a CDS encoding penicillin acylase family protein, which produces MSKTKTILKRAGLGALILAVLLAGGGGFYFKSYLPNTVAPKSFPQIDGEIQLEGLDGPVDVYRDSVGIPHIYATTQHDLFFAQGYIHAQDRFWQMDFWRHVGSGRIAEMFPSQADTDAFLRTLGWRVTAEQEYELLDAESKALVNAYTAGVNSYIEGKDAVDLSLEYALLGLPILAPDYKIEPWTPVHSLTWGKAMAWDLRGNMGEEIERAVLMKTLTPEQVAELFPEYPSDHPVIVNKIGGETVARNATPAAAFNIPDDVLATLQNNVSLLDVALGPLGDGVGSNSWAVSGSLTSTGEPFLANDPHLGIQMPSIWYQVHLECRPVSDACPYNVAGFSFPGVPGVVIGHNEQIAWGFTNVGPDVMDLYIERVNPENPNQYEVNGEWVDFETREEIIHVAGGEPISHTVRLTRHGPVISDDYGPLKDKGEAGDEEFVPFKDRAGVDLPEQYVIALQWTALAPSTPFKAIWGFDKAKNWDEFREAAKDFHVPPQNLIYADVNGNIAYQMPGDIPIRAKGDGTLPVPGWTDEYEWTGYLPFEELPYTVNPDEGYIVTANNRVPPFDYPNWITYDWDYGFRAQRIVDMIQDAPGKIDIAYIQQMQGDSFDAVAAQYVPILLETEGLSEKHASLLTGWDYQDSIDSSAAAMFNAFWRRMLKNTFNDEMPEERYYPDGGSRWNEVMRHMDESSRWWDDTSTTEVVETREEIIKKSFAEGVSELEEKFGSDTSKWKWGDMHASTFRNGTLGESGIGLIEDLFNRGPFPTGGGEAIVNATGWSVRDGYETNWLPSMRMIVDLGVLSNSVTVHTTGQSGHAYHPHYIDLAPLWANIEYYPMLWEHSAIIADTEGHLVLTPK; this is translated from the coding sequence ATGTCAAAAACAAAGACCATTCTCAAACGCGCGGGCTTGGGCGCTTTGATTCTCGCCGTGCTCCTTGCCGGAGGCGGCGGGTTCTATTTCAAAAGTTATCTCCCGAACACCGTCGCGCCGAAATCGTTCCCACAAATTGATGGGGAGATTCAACTTGAAGGGCTTGATGGACCTGTGGATGTGTATCGCGATAGCGTGGGCATCCCTCATATTTATGCGACCACCCAGCACGATTTATTCTTCGCGCAGGGATACATCCACGCGCAAGACCGTTTCTGGCAAATGGACTTCTGGCGTCATGTGGGGTCCGGCAGAATTGCCGAAATGTTCCCATCGCAAGCCGATACCGACGCGTTCCTGCGCACGCTGGGCTGGCGCGTCACTGCCGAACAGGAGTATGAACTGCTCGACGCCGAGTCGAAAGCGCTGGTGAATGCCTACACGGCCGGCGTCAACTCCTATATCGAAGGCAAAGACGCTGTTGACCTCAGCCTCGAATATGCCCTTCTGGGTTTGCCCATCCTTGCGCCGGATTACAAGATCGAACCGTGGACGCCGGTGCATAGCCTGACCTGGGGCAAAGCCATGGCATGGGATTTGCGCGGCAACATGGGCGAGGAAATCGAACGGGCAGTGTTAATGAAGACGCTTACGCCCGAGCAGGTTGCCGAACTATTCCCTGAATACCCGTCGGATCATCCGGTGATCGTCAACAAGATCGGCGGCGAGACGGTTGCTCGCAATGCGACTCCTGCCGCGGCGTTCAACATCCCTGACGATGTGCTCGCCACTCTTCAGAACAACGTGTCATTGTTAGACGTTGCGCTGGGTCCGCTGGGGGATGGGGTTGGGTCAAATTCCTGGGCGGTGTCCGGAAGCCTTACCTCTACCGGTGAGCCGTTCCTCGCCAATGATCCCCATCTTGGTATACAGATGCCGTCCATTTGGTATCAGGTTCACTTGGAATGTAGACCGGTCTCCGATGCCTGTCCGTATAATGTGGCGGGTTTCTCGTTCCCCGGCGTTCCCGGTGTGGTGATCGGGCATAACGAGCAGATTGCCTGGGGTTTCACCAATGTGGGTCCCGATGTGATGGATTTGTATATCGAACGGGTCAACCCCGAAAACCCGAATCAATATGAGGTCAATGGCGAATGGGTCGATTTCGAAACCCGCGAGGAAATCATCCACGTGGCGGGCGGCGAACCGATCAGCCATACGGTGAGACTGACACGTCACGGTCCCGTGATCTCTGACGATTACGGTCCCTTGAAAGACAAAGGGGAAGCGGGCGACGAGGAATTTGTGCCCTTTAAAGATCGCGCCGGTGTGGATTTACCGGAACAATATGTGATCGCCCTCCAGTGGACGGCGCTTGCCCCCTCCACGCCTTTCAAAGCCATCTGGGGGTTTGACAAAGCGAAAAACTGGGATGAATTTCGAGAAGCGGCAAAGGATTTCCACGTGCCGCCGCAAAACTTGATCTATGCCGATGTGAATGGCAACATTGCCTACCAAATGCCCGGCGACATTCCGATTCGAGCCAAAGGAGATGGGACGCTCCCCGTTCCCGGCTGGACGGATGAATACGAGTGGACGGGCTATCTTCCCTTTGAAGAATTGCCTTATACGGTGAACCCGGACGAGGGATATATTGTCACTGCCAACAACCGCGTCCCGCCGTTCGATTACCCCAATTGGATCACCTATGATTGGGATTACGGGTTTAGGGCGCAACGCATCGTGGATATGATTCAGGACGCGCCGGGAAAAATCGACATCGCTTATATTCAACAGATGCAAGGCGATTCGTTCGATGCTGTCGCCGCCCAGTACGTCCCAATTCTTTTAGAGACGGAAGGGCTGTCCGAAAAACATGCCAGCTTGCTGACAGGTTGGGATTATCAGGACAGTATCGACTCCTCCGCGGCGGCGATGTTCAACGCCTTTTGGCGGCGCATGCTCAAAAACACATTCAACGATGAGATGCCCGAGGAACGTTACTACCCGGACGGCGGCTCGCGCTGGAACGAAGTGATGCGCCACATGGACGAATCGAGTCGCTGGTGGGACGATACATCCACTACCGAGGTTGTAGAAACACGCGAAGAGATCATCAAAAAATCCTTTGCCGAAGGAGTGTCTGAACTGGAAGAGAAGTTTGGCAGTGACACATCGAAATGGAAATGGGGCGATATGCATGCCTCCACATTCCGTAATGGCACTTTGGGCGAGTCCGGTATCGGTCTGATCGAAGACCTGTTCAACCGCGGACCTTTCCCGACAGGCGGCGGCGAGGCGATTGTCAACGCCACCGGCTGGTCGGTGCGCGATGGGTACGAGACCAATTGGCTGCCTTCGATGCGTATGATCGTGGATTTGGGTGTATTGAGCAATTCGGTTACCGTTCATACCACTGGGCAATCTGGTCACGCGTATCACCCTCACTACATTGATCTCGCCCCGCTTTGGGCAAATATAGAATACTATCCCATGTTGTGGGAACACTCCGCGATCATCGCGGATACCGAAGGGCATCTGGTGTTGACTCCGAAATAA
- the vanZ gene encoding VanZ family protein, with translation MKWLAILFALFIALIIILADTGNLGILGFINSIPYGDKAGHFILFGILTLLLDLTFLRSLPNRDPKLVAVSIGLTLALVIGAEEYSQQFFHSRTFSLLDLAFSYLGVLFFSWVALRIKR, from the coding sequence ATGAAATGGCTTGCGATTCTTTTCGCGCTCTTCATCGCCCTCATCATCATTCTTGCAGACACTGGGAATCTTGGCATCCTCGGATTCATCAACTCGATTCCCTATGGCGATAAAGCGGGACACTTCATCCTCTTCGGGATTCTTACCCTGCTCCTCGACCTGACCTTTCTCCGCTCGCTTCCAAACCGTGACCCGAAACTGGTCGCAGTTTCAATCGGCTTGACCCTCGCCCTCGTCATCGGCGCGGAAGAATACTCGCAACAATTTTTCCACAGCCGCACATTCTCTTTGCTCGATCTCGCCTTCAGTTACCTCGGCGTGCTTTTCTTTTCGTGGGTGGCATTAAGAATCAAACGTTAG
- a CDS encoding Asp23/Gls24 family envelope stress response protein has translation MTDLPSLDKTTIAPDVLVTIVRLSALGTPGVSRMAGVTGGVNRLFRRGVHDGVRIEVEDNLVVIDLHLILKRDVNIREVSRNVQEQVTRAVTETVGMDVGAVDVHVENIDYEDGEAGLA, from the coding sequence ATGACAGACTTACCCTCCCTCGATAAAACCACCATCGCTCCCGATGTGCTTGTGACCATCGTGAGATTATCCGCGTTGGGGACGCCGGGCGTCAGCCGTATGGCAGGCGTCACGGGCGGAGTGAACCGTCTGTTCCGTCGCGGAGTCCATGATGGAGTGCGGATCGAAGTCGAAGATAATTTGGTTGTCATCGACTTGCATTTGATCCTCAAACGCGATGTGAATATCCGCGAAGTGAGCCGTAACGTGCAGGAACAGGTGACGCGGGCGGTGACCGAAACGGTTGGCATGGATGTGGGCGCGGTGGATGTGCATGTTGAGAATATCGATTACGAAGATGGAGAGGCTGGTCTGGCATGA
- a CDS encoding TIGR01906 family membrane protein — MKTKMFPFFSWLVTILVPLVLIGLGLRLLLTTAFLQVEYNMPYFPRDEYGFTKEDRLRWAPYALKFLINSAEISYLGDLKFDDGTPLYNERELSHMEDVKQVTKGALNLWYATLAILLGLGIWSKVSHWEQAYRQGLMRGGWLMVGLAGVIGLIVAIGIVINPNVFWGFFTAFHKLFFVGDSWLFLYSDTLIRLFPIRFWQDAFLLAAVIALGGGVALGMGLKGK, encoded by the coding sequence ATGAAAACAAAAATGTTCCCTTTTTTCTCCTGGCTCGTTACTATTCTCGTCCCCCTCGTCCTCATCGGGCTGGGACTGCGGTTACTGTTAACTACTGCCTTCCTCCAAGTCGAATACAACATGCCGTACTTTCCGCGTGATGAATACGGCTTCACAAAAGAAGACCGTTTGAGGTGGGCGCCATACGCGTTGAAGTTTCTCATCAACAGCGCGGAAATTTCGTATCTTGGCGATTTGAAATTCGATGATGGGACTCCCTTGTACAACGAGCGCGAGTTAAGTCACATGGAGGATGTCAAGCAGGTGACAAAGGGCGCGTTGAATCTGTGGTATGCGACCCTGGCGATCTTGCTCGGGCTGGGGATTTGGTCAAAGGTTTCCCACTGGGAGCAGGCATACCGTCAAGGCTTGATGCGAGGTGGATGGTTGATGGTTGGGTTGGCTGGTGTCATCGGGTTGATCGTTGCGATCGGTATTGTTATCAATCCAAATGTCTTTTGGGGTTTCTTCACGGCATTTCACAAATTATTTTTCGTTGGCGACTCGTGGTTGTTTCTGTATTCGGATACCTTGATCCGCCTGTTCCCCATCCGTTTTTGGCAGGATGCGTTCTTGCTCGCGGCAGTCATCGCGCTGGGGGGAGGGGTTGCGTTGGGCATGGGGTTGAAAGGCAAATAG
- the nusB gene encoding transcription antitermination factor NusB, translating into MKSRTRARSIALQVLYEVDIANHIPGDVLKLRLEDFPLSDDLSEFTRKIVFGVLPLSSNLDLLISKYAPEWPLDQIAAIDRNILRIALWEFAVFHETPIKVAINEAVELAKLYGSDSAPRFVNGVLGALADHQHEIKQILQKA; encoded by the coding sequence ATGAAATCCCGCACCAGGGCGCGTTCGATCGCCCTGCAAGTACTTTACGAAGTGGATATTGCAAATCATATTCCGGGCGATGTGTTGAAATTGCGGCTGGAAGATTTTCCGCTGTCGGACGATCTCTCGGAGTTCACGCGCAAGATCGTCTTTGGAGTGCTTCCGCTCTCATCTAATTTAGACCTGCTGATCTCGAAGTATGCGCCGGAATGGCCCCTCGACCAGATCGCGGCGATCGACAGGAACATCTTGCGGATCGCGCTGTGGGAGTTTGCGGTCTTTCACGAAACGCCGATCAAAGTTGCCATTAATGAAGCGGTGGAACTGGCGAAACTCTACGGCTCCGATTCCGCGCCGCGTTTTGTGAATGGGGTGCTTGGCGCGTTGGCAGATCACCAGCACGAGATCAAACAAATCCTGCAAAAGGCATAA
- a CDS encoding helix-turn-helix transcriptional regulator, producing the protein MENQQRQFTDKEVEVIHLLLEGKSTQEIALQLGVSTRAVEHHLTHIYEKLEVCSRTEAVLKLITLFKK; encoded by the coding sequence ATGGAAAATCAACAGCGCCAATTTACCGATAAGGAAGTAGAAGTAATTCACCTGTTGCTCGAAGGCAAAAGCACACAAGAGATTGCCTTGCAACTTGGCGTTTCGACGCGCGCAGTTGAACACCACCTGACCCATATTTATGAAAAGTTGGAGGTATGTTCTCGAACCGAAGCAGTGTTGAAACTCATTACTTTGTTCAAAAAGTAA
- a CDS encoding CoA pyrophosphatase has protein sequence MNLTEEFISQRLCEALQSAGTSSDGYAELELTDETRLKCAAVLAPLVRQDDEWHLLFTRRTDHVESHKGQVSFPGGACDEGESTPEQTALREAEEEIGIRPGNVKILGRLANLITISYFRVTPVVGVVKWPTVFRVGEHEVARVFTIPLGWLANASNRWQFEIGEKKRSVIAYHPYDGELLWGATARMTVDLLKVLGF, from the coding sequence ATGAACCTCACTGAAGAATTTATCTCCCAGCGACTGTGCGAGGCGCTTCAATCCGCAGGCACATCCTCCGATGGGTACGCGGAATTGGAACTCACAGACGAAACGCGTCTGAAATGCGCGGCGGTTCTGGCGCCGCTGGTGCGGCAGGATGACGAATGGCATCTGCTCTTCACCCGCCGCACCGACCACGTCGAATCACACAAGGGGCAGGTCTCCTTCCCCGGCGGCGCATGCGACGAGGGCGAATCCACGCCGGAGCAAACAGCCCTGCGCGAGGCTGAGGAAGAAATCGGGATACGCCCCGGCAATGTGAAAATTTTAGGACGGCTTGCCAACCTCATCACCATTTCCTATTTTCGGGTTACGCCGGTGGTGGGCGTGGTGAAATGGCCCACTGTGTTCCGCGTAGGCGAGCATGAAGTGGCGCGTGTTTTCACGATCCCGCTGGGGTGGCTGGCGAACGCGTCCAACCGGTGGCAATTTGAAATAGGGGAAAAGAAGCGTTCCGTCATCGCGTATCATCCCTACGATGGCGAGTTGCTCTGGGGCGCGACGGCGCGTATGACCGTCGATTTGTTGAAGGTGTTGGGGTTTTAA
- the fabG gene encoding 3-oxoacyl-[acyl-carrier-protein] reductase translates to MAESLSLENKVAVVTGGSRGIGRAVALELAARGAAVVVNYNKSSDAADEVVKAVQSSGGKAAAFQADVSDFKQAEALIKFAIDTFGDLSILVNNAGITKDTLIMMMSESDWDSVIATNLKSTFNCSKAAVKHMMRKRAGRIINMASVAGQMGNPGQVNYSASKGGQIAFTKSLAREVAARNITVNAIAPGFVDTEILDAMSPETLEASLKLVPLARKGKPEEIAYAVAFLASDQAAFITGQVLGVDGGMAMM, encoded by the coding sequence ATGGCAGAATCGTTATCGCTTGAAAACAAAGTTGCGGTGGTGACGGGCGGTTCGCGCGGGATCGGTCGCGCGGTGGCGCTCGAGCTCGCGGCGCGCGGCGCGGCAGTGGTCGTCAACTACAACAAATCCTCCGATGCGGCGGATGAAGTGGTGAAAGCCGTGCAATCGTCGGGAGGAAAAGCCGCCGCGTTTCAAGCGGACGTGTCCGACTTCAAACAAGCCGAGGCGTTGATCAAGTTTGCGATTGACACATTCGGCGACCTGAGCATCCTCGTCAACAATGCAGGCATCACAAAAGATACTCTCATCATGATGATGTCTGAATCCGATTGGGACTCGGTCATCGCGACGAATCTCAAATCCACGTTCAATTGTTCGAAAGCCGCGGTCAAACATATGATGCGAAAACGCGCGGGACGCATCATCAACATGGCTTCGGTGGCTGGGCAAATGGGGAACCCGGGTCAGGTAAATTATTCCGCATCCAAAGGCGGGCAGATCGCGTTCACAAAATCATTGGCGCGCGAAGTTGCGGCGCGAAATATCACCGTCAACGCGATTGCGCCCGGGTTTGTGGACACAGAAATCCTCGACGCGATGTCGCCGGAAACGCTCGAGGCGTCGCTGAAATTAGTCCCGCTGGCGCGCAAAGGCAAGCCTGAAGAGATCGCCTATGCGGTCGCGTTCCTCGCCTCCGACCAAGCCGCGTTCATCACCGGTCAGGTGTTGGGCGTGGATGGCGGCATGGCGATGATGTGA
- a CDS encoding FMN-binding negative transcriptional regulator, producing the protein MYTPKLYREEDRAKIIKFLRQNEFAILVTYDGEKPTASHLLVEIFEEGEKLFINGHMSRANPLWKTFEKNAEVLAIFHGPHTYISPTWYNHVNVPTWNYQAVHVYGKLRIVEDYDEAYQILKRLTDRHETASHYKLETLPQDFVAKEIKGIVAFQIEVTKIEANYKLSQNRNDEDYQNIVEMLEEREDEMSHEVAEAMKSNRQTRRRSPRP; encoded by the coding sequence ATGTATACACCGAAGTTGTATCGCGAGGAAGACCGCGCCAAAATTATCAAGTTTCTGCGACAGAATGAGTTTGCGATTCTGGTGACGTACGATGGCGAGAAGCCGACGGCAAGCCATTTGTTGGTTGAGATATTTGAGGAGGGCGAAAAACTTTTCATCAATGGACACATGTCACGGGCGAATCCGTTGTGGAAGACGTTTGAGAAGAACGCGGAGGTGTTGGCCATCTTTCACGGACCGCACACGTACATTTCGCCGACGTGGTACAACCACGTCAACGTGCCGACGTGGAATTATCAGGCGGTGCATGTGTATGGCAAGCTGCGCATTGTCGAAGACTATGATGAGGCGTATCAAATTCTCAAACGGCTGACCGATCGTCACGAGACGGCAAGCCATTACAAGTTGGAAACTCTCCCGCAAGATTTTGTGGCGAAGGAGATCAAGGGCATCGTTGCGTTTCAAATCGAGGTGACTAAAATCGAAGCGAATTACAAGTTGAGCCAGAATCGCAACGACGAGGATTACCAAAATATCGTTGAGATGCTCGAAGAACGAGAGGATGAAATGTCGCACGAAGTGGCGGAGGCGATGAAGAGCAATAGACAAACGCGGAGACGAAGCCCCCGCCCCTAA
- the tatC gene encoding twin-arginine translocase subunit TatC, whose translation MSKFFNRLWRALTFPFVLLYKIILFPLQAPARAWKYLNTDPDETSEKTLIDHVEDFRAHLLWILVIIAVAVGVSFYFTIPLMEYLAIPVGGLTKLQAIEVTEEIGVYMRVALTSGLTISIPFIAFGFWQFAATGLKAREKKFSLLAIPVATILFVGGVWTTHRLLIPAALPFLGGFTEIAQVWTAKEYFGFITGLMLWIGLFFESPLVIFALTYVGIVQPKVLVEQWRLAIVIIAILAAAVTPTIDPVNMGLVMLPMTLLYFFSILLSYFAAALRGRSARAVEPVEEFGAGKPVG comes from the coding sequence ATGAGTAAATTTTTTAATCGGTTGTGGCGGGCGCTGACGTTCCCGTTTGTTCTTCTGTACAAGATCATCCTCTTTCCTCTTCAAGCCCCGGCGCGGGCGTGGAAATACCTCAACACCGACCCGGATGAGACCTCGGAAAAAACGCTGATCGATCACGTGGAGGATTTCCGCGCGCACCTGCTGTGGATATTGGTCATCATCGCCGTGGCTGTGGGAGTGTCTTTTTATTTCACCATCCCGTTGATGGAATACCTCGCCATTCCCGTGGGCGGGCTTACGAAATTGCAGGCGATTGAGGTGACCGAAGAGATCGGCGTTTATATGAGGGTGGCATTGACCAGCGGCTTGACGATTTCCATTCCCTTCATTGCTTTTGGTTTTTGGCAGTTTGCCGCGACCGGGTTGAAGGCTCGCGAGAAGAAATTCAGCCTGCTTGCCATTCCGGTCGCCACGATCCTTTTTGTGGGCGGAGTCTGGACGACCCATCGTCTTTTGATTCCAGCCGCCCTGCCGTTTTTAGGCGGATTTACCGAGATCGCCCAAGTGTGGACGGCAAAGGAATATTTTGGTTTTATCACAGGCTTGATGTTATGGATCGGACTGTTCTTCGAATCGCCGCTGGTGATTTTTGCCCTTACGTATGTTGGCATTGTCCAACCGAAAGTATTAGTTGAACAATGGAGACTTGCCATTGTGATCATTGCCATTCTTGCCGCCGCGGTCACGCCAACCATCGACCCGGTCAACATGGGTTTGGTGATGTTGCCGATGACCCTGCTTTATTTTTTCAGCATCCTGTTGAGCTACTTTGCCGCGGCGTTGCGCGGGAGAAGCGCGAGGGCTGTGGAACCTGTTGAGGAGTTCGGAGCAGGCAAACCCGTCGGATGA
- a CDS encoding DedA family protein, which translates to MEQIKFLIDFILHIDDHLRNIIMDYGVWTHGILFAVIFIETGLVVMPFLPGDSLLFAAGAFAADGLLNVWGLIVLLIIAAVLGDAVNYSIGHYLGERAYSIKWIKKEYIEKTHAFFEKHGGKAIFLARFVPIVRTFAPFVAGVGKMSYAYFATYNIVGGITWVLLFTLLGYFFGRLEFVQKHFELVIIVIVLMSVVPMFVEWWKARRESKMEKANAETP; encoded by the coding sequence ATGGAACAAATAAAATTTTTAATTGACTTCATCCTGCACATTGACGATCACTTGAGAAACATCATCATGGATTACGGCGTCTGGACGCACGGCATCCTGTTCGCGGTGATCTTCATCGAGACAGGCTTGGTCGTCATGCCGTTCCTGCCCGGCGATTCGTTGTTGTTCGCGGCGGGCGCCTTCGCGGCAGACGGCTTGCTGAACGTTTGGGGCTTGATCGTTTTGCTGATCATCGCGGCAGTGTTGGGAGACGCGGTGAACTATTCCATCGGTCATTATCTCGGCGAGCGCGCATACAGCATCAAATGGATCAAAAAGGAATACATCGAAAAGACCCACGCCTTTTTTGAAAAACATGGCGGCAAAGCGATCTTCCTTGCGCGCTTTGTTCCCATCGTCCGCACATTTGCGCCGTTCGTCGCGGGCGTCGGAAAAATGTCGTATGCTTATTTCGCCACGTACAACATCGTGGGCGGTATAACTTGGGTTCTGCTATTCACCTTGCTCGGTTACTTCTTTGGCAGACTCGAATTTGTGCAAAAGCACTTTGAACTGGTCATCATCGTCATCGTTCTGATGTCCGTCGTTCCAATGTTTGTCGAGTGGTGGAAGGCGCGGCGCGAATCGAAAATGGAAAAGGCAAACGCAGAGACGCCCTAA
- a CDS encoding fused MFS/spermidine synthase, whose protein sequence is MKKYLLFTVFISGMTTLAAELAAGRLIGNVFGTSNIVWASIIGLILIYLTLGYFLGGKWADANPTPAAMYRVLAWGAFTLGLVPYIASPVLRAAATAFDSLQVGILGASFIAVLILFIVPITLLGTISPYAIRLTVDDTSRAGQISGQIYSISTLGSFIGTFLPTLVTIPAIGTKNTFLLFSMILLLVALIGLARFASQRDMLKHVWMPFILVALALLTANQSMKASAAQVYETESAYNYIEVLNQNGFTVLRLNEGQGVHSIYSPNTLQYNGPWDQFLASPYFYANKKPSDVKRVAIVGLAAGTTARQMTAVYGDIPIDGYELDPKIVEVGRNYFDMNMPNLNVIIGDGRLNLERSEQKYDIIAVDAYRPPYIPPHMTTQEFFEICASHLTENGVLTINSASVPGDRRLINGLATTMATIFPSIYTVDIPGSLNTMIFATKQKTIPENFAMNLLALSSDSTVNPLLITTMTVTFANLNTDYEPATVFTDDHAPIEWIVNDMVIRFILEGGTEYLE, encoded by the coding sequence ATGAAAAAATACCTCCTCTTCACCGTCTTCATCTCAGGCATGACCACCCTCGCCGCCGAACTCGCGGCGGGACGACTCATCGGCAACGTGTTCGGCACGAGCAACATCGTCTGGGCAAGCATCATCGGACTGATCCTCATCTACCTCACGCTCGGATATTTCCTCGGCGGCAAATGGGCGGATGCGAACCCGACTCCCGCCGCAATGTATCGCGTCCTCGCGTGGGGCGCGTTCACGCTGGGACTCGTCCCCTACATTGCGAGTCCCGTTTTGCGAGCCGCGGCAACTGCGTTCGATTCACTGCAAGTGGGAATCCTCGGCGCGTCGTTCATCGCGGTGTTGATTCTGTTCATCGTTCCCATCACTTTGCTCGGAACAATCTCTCCCTATGCGATTCGACTAACCGTTGACGACACCTCCCGCGCGGGACAAATTTCGGGACAAATTTATTCGATCTCGACTCTCGGCTCATTCATCGGGACGTTCCTGCCCACCCTCGTCACCATCCCCGCGATTGGAACGAAAAACACGTTTCTATTATTCAGCATGATCCTTTTGTTGGTCGCGCTCATTGGGTTGGCGCGGTTTGCTAGTCAACGCGACATGCTCAAGCATGTTTGGATGCCGTTCATACTAGTTGCGCTTGCTCTGCTTACCGCGAATCAATCCATGAAGGCGAGCGCGGCGCAAGTCTACGAAACTGAATCCGCGTACAACTACATCGAGGTGTTGAATCAAAACGGCTTCACGGTCCTGCGTCTCAACGAGGGACAGGGCGTTCACTCGATCTACAGCCCCAACACGCTTCAATACAACGGGCCGTGGGATCAATTCCTCGCCAGCCCGTATTTTTATGCAAATAAAAAACCATCGGACGTTAAGCGCGTCGCTATCGTTGGTCTCGCGGCGGGGACAACTGCCCGGCAAATGACCGCTGTGTACGGCGACATTCCCATTGACGGCTACGAACTCGACCCGAAGATCGTCGAAGTGGGGCGCAACTATTTTGACATGAACATGCCCAACCTAAATGTCATCATCGGCGATGGTCGTCTCAACCTCGAACGAAGCGAACAAAAATACGACATCATCGCCGTGGACGCGTACCGCCCGCCGTACATTCCTCCGCACATGACGACGCAAGAATTCTTCGAGATCTGCGCCTCCCACCTGACGGAGAACGGGGTGCTCACCATCAACTCTGCCTCCGTCCCCGGCGACCGCCGCCTCATCAACGGACTCGCCACCACGATGGCGACTATTTTCCCTTCCATATATACAGTGGATATTCCCGGCTCGTTGAACACGATGATCTTCGCCACCAAGCAGAAAACCATCCCTGAGAATTTTGCGATGAACTTGTTGGCGTTATCAAGTGACTCCACAGTCAATCCACTGCTAATCACAACCATGACTGTGACATTTGCCAACCTCAATACGGACTACGAGCCAGCCACCGTCTTCACCGACGATCACGCGCCTATCGAATGGATCGTCAATGATATGGTGATTCGATTTATTCTCGAGGGTGGGACGGAGTATTTGGAGTAA